In Cicer arietinum cultivar CDC Frontier isolate Library 1 chromosome 1, Cicar.CDCFrontier_v2.0, whole genome shotgun sequence, one DNA window encodes the following:
- the LOC101514953 gene encoding small ribosomal subunit protein uS10y, with the protein MAYAAMKPTKVGLEESQEQIHKIRITLSSKHVKNLEKVCADLVRGAKDKHLRVKGPVRMPTKVLNITTRKSPCGEGTNTWDRFELRVHKRVIDLYSSPDVVKQITSITIEPGVEVEVTIADA; encoded by the exons ATGGCGTATGCTGCTATGAAACCCACAAAGGTTGGTTTGGAAGAGTCTCAGGAGCAGATCCACAAGATTAGGATAACCCTCTCCTCGAAACACGTCAAAAATCTCGAGAAGG TTTGTGCTGACTTGGTTCGCGGTGCCAAGGACAAGCATCTTAGGGTTAAGGGACCTGTCAGGATGCCTACTAAAGTTCTTAACATCACTACAAGGAAGTCCCCTTGTGGTGAAG GTACCAACACTTGGGATAGGTTTGAACTCCGTGTCCACAAGAGAGTCATTGATCTCTACAGTTCCCCAGATGTGGTTAAGCAGATTACCTCCATCACAATTGAACCTGGTGTTGAGGTTGAGGTTACCATTGCAGACGCTTGA